A window of Sphingobacterium kitahiroshimense genomic DNA:
GAGTTACTGTCGTGAATGATAGTCAATTACAGCTGACTGATTTGAGTTCTGGAGAGAAAAAGGTGGGTGTTTTCGATCAACAAATAAAAATTGGTAATTATAGTGTTCTTTTTAAAAGAAACCCAGCGCACAAAATTGAATTGAGTACAGATTATGAAATTTCTGTTATTCCTAAAGATTGGGCAATTGACATGATTTTGGGAGCGATTACTATTATGCCAAATAAAGAAATGCAATCGTATATTGTTAATTTCGGAATGGTATCTAGTTCAAGTAAGAAAGCAGCATTAATATTGAATTCATTAATTGAGATTTATAATCAAGATTTGACGTATGATAAAATGCGGATGACCAAAGCAACCTCCGATTTTATCAACAATCGATTGGTGTTAATTTCTAAAGATCTTTCAGGAGCAGATGAGCAAGTGGCCGATTTTAAATCGAACAATGCCATGGTCGATATGCAAGCTGAAGCAGGTGTGTTTTTAAATAATGCTTCTGATAATGACAAGAAAGTACTGGAGTACCGGACACAACTGCAGTTGGTGGATCATATGAATGATTACCTCAAAGGGGAAACCGAAGGAAAATTATTACCCTCCAATATTGGCTTGCAAGATGCTTCAATAGGAACTGCGATAGCAGCTTACAATAAATTAGTAATGGAACGCGACGATTTATTGAAATCGGCATCGGATATGAACCCTGCTGTAATTGCCTTAAATGAGAATATCGCCGATAATAAAAACAATATCCGTCGCTCGCTGGAGAACTATCAACAGGTGACGAAATTGGCCTTGAATAGTATTGAACGTAAATCGAATGAAATAAAAGGACGTATCAGTTCAATCCCGAATCAGGAGCAGGGCTTTAAGAAGATTTCGCGTCAGCAACAGATTGTCGAATCCCTGTATTTGCTTTTATTGCAAAAAAGGGAAGAATCTGAGGTCAGAGCGGCAGCTACACCGGATAACTTAAAAATTATTGATGCAGCTTATGGCAATGGAATACCTGTTGCTCCTCGAAAAATGATTATTTTATTAGGAGCATTAATGTTCGGTTTTCTAATTCCTTTCATTATTCTTTATCTGAAATTTTTATTGGATAATAAGATCCATTCGCGCAAGGATATTGAAGATATCGTCAAAGCGCCTGTACTGGGTGAGATCCCATCTGCTGAGGATACCATTATCCATCAGAACGATCGCTCATCGCTGGCAGAAGCTTTTCGGATTTTGCGTACCAACATGAACTTTATGTTCGGTGCTGATAAAAAGGATAAGTCGAAAGTGGTATTTGTGACCTCAACCATATCGGGTGAAGGAAAGTCTTTCGTAACGACCAATCTGGCGCAGATCTTATCCATGTCTGACCAACGTGTCTTACTAATTGGTGCAGATATCCGGAGTCCAAAAGTATTGGATTACCTAGGACTATCCCATTTACAGCATACCAATGTCGGTATTACCCAGTTTTTGATCAATCCTGAGATGGATGTGGATAATATCATTATCAAAAAACCTGGTAATTATGATTTTGATGTGGTGTATTCAGGGTATATTGCTCCTAATCCAGCAGAGTTATTGATGAATGGTCATTTTGATGATGTGATCAAATACGCTCGTGAACATTATGATTATATATTGGTCGATACAGCTCCTGTGAGTTTGGTAACCGATACGCTATTGATTGCACATAATGCAGATCTTACTTTATATGTATCGCGTGTCAATTTCTTGGATAAACGCTTGCTTCAAGTGCCACGTGAATTGTATGTCGATGGTAAATTGAAAAACTTAGCGGCTGTTGTCAATGATGTTGACTTTGCTCGTGGTTACGGTTATGGCTATGGTTACGGTTATGGTTATGGCGACAAAGGTGAAAAGAAAACAGGCTTAAGTAAATTGTGGTATGATTTACAGAGCAAGTTTAAAAAGAAATA
This region includes:
- a CDS encoding GumC family protein, whose product is MEQPIQNKENKEEEFNLRQIFEQYAFYWKWFVLAVILSVGIAVVYLRYAQKTYNTTAKILLRDERSASAGELAGIAELTSSMGLGGGGRSAFVTDQIEVLTSRRLMRKVVDQHNLNVIYSSKGNIRSSEQLERDMPFVVQTLGTQDSILLKIRVTVVNDSQLQLTDLSSGEKKVGVFDQQIKIGNYSVLFKRNPAHKIELSTDYEISVIPKDWAIDMILGAITIMPNKEMQSYIVNFGMVSSSSKKAALILNSLIEIYNQDLTYDKMRMTKATSDFINNRLVLISKDLSGADEQVADFKSNNAMVDMQAEAGVFLNNASDNDKKVLEYRTQLQLVDHMNDYLKGETEGKLLPSNIGLQDASIGTAIAAYNKLVMERDDLLKSASDMNPAVIALNENIADNKNNIRRSLENYQQVTKLALNSIERKSNEIKGRISSIPNQEQGFKKISRQQQIVESLYLLLLQKREESEVRAAATPDNLKIIDAAYGNGIPVAPRKMIILLGALMFGFLIPFIILYLKFLLDNKIHSRKDIEDIVKAPVLGEIPSAEDTIIHQNDRSSLAEAFRILRTNMNFMFGADKKDKSKVVFVTSTISGEGKSFVTTNLAQILSMSDQRVLLIGADIRSPKVLDYLGLSHLQHTNVGITQFLINPEMDVDNIIIKKPGNYDFDVVYSGYIAPNPAELLMNGHFDDVIKYAREHYDYILVDTAPVSLVTDTLLIAHNADLTLYVSRVNFLDKRLLQVPRELYVDGKLKNLAAVVNDVDFARGYGYGYGYGYGYGDKGEKKTGLSKLWYDLQSKFKKK